A single genomic interval of Bradyrhizobium japonicum USDA 6 harbors:
- a CDS encoding LysR family transcriptional regulator, whose translation MDLRKLRYFVDVVEAKSISKAAASLHVAQPALTKSIQSLEQELGAVLLQRSAKGVAMTEAGARLYEHCQIVFKQLDRARHDVRKSIERPSGVVTVGLPHSLMTVLALPLLQLTTARYPDVRLELKQEHTHLLVNDIRAGKLDFAVMAEPRSASGLHCQQLLKEELLFVGPTSADLSARQTHISFMDASAHEFILPSVGNGLRHTAEGHFRARSLPLNVKHEVDAIALITQCVQAGLGVSLLPGGCIRMDAEQGRIRARPFAEGGCHRTIVLCQAAGAALSPAAATVVAVVEEAARELVTGGQWLGARLA comes from the coding sequence ATGGACCTTCGCAAGCTTCGATATTTTGTCGACGTCGTCGAGGCCAAAAGCATCAGCAAAGCGGCTGCGAGTCTTCACGTAGCCCAGCCTGCCTTGACCAAGAGCATCCAGTCGCTCGAACAAGAACTAGGTGCAGTGCTTTTGCAACGCTCGGCCAAGGGTGTTGCTATGACGGAAGCAGGGGCCAGGCTCTACGAGCACTGTCAGATTGTCTTTAAGCAACTCGATCGGGCCCGGCACGATGTACGCAAATCGATCGAACGACCGTCGGGTGTAGTGACCGTCGGGCTACCGCACAGCTTGATGACGGTGCTCGCCTTGCCACTGTTGCAGCTCACTACGGCGCGCTATCCCGATGTTCGCCTGGAGCTGAAGCAAGAGCACACCCATTTGCTGGTTAATGATATCCGAGCGGGAAAGTTGGATTTCGCCGTAATGGCAGAACCGCGCTCAGCATCGGGCCTGCACTGCCAGCAACTTCTGAAAGAGGAGCTTCTCTTTGTCGGACCGACCTCAGCCGACCTGAGTGCCCGTCAGACCCATATTTCCTTCATGGATGCTTCAGCGCACGAATTTATCCTTCCTTCGGTCGGCAATGGGCTGCGCCATACGGCTGAAGGACATTTTCGCGCCCGCTCCCTGCCGCTCAACGTCAAACACGAAGTCGATGCCATCGCCCTGATCACGCAATGTGTACAGGCCGGGCTTGGCGTCTCGCTGCTACCAGGCGGGTGCATTCGCATGGATGCCGAGCAGGGCCGTATTCGGGCGAGGCCCTTCGCGGAGGGCGGCTGCCATCGTACCATTGTGTTGTGCCAGGCGGCGGGAGCAGCCTTATCTCCAGCAGCAGCCACCGTGGTGGCAGTAGTGGAAGAGGCTGCCCGGGAATTGGTGACTGGCGGTCAGTGGCTTGGAGCTAGGCTGGCTTGA
- a CDS encoding allantoinase PuuE, with translation MTSVWRPSSEHPRDFVGYGRKRPDPRWPGNARIAVNFAINYEEGSEYSVPDGCGRTELGLAEAPGGRVPAGQRDLAFETMYEYGSRVGIWRLFDLFKERQLPATVFGCAVALERNPQVAEAIAASNFDVCCHGWRWEEHFRLSEEEERERIARAVASIKRTTGKRPLGWYCRFGPSENTRRLIVEEGGFRYDSDAYNDELPYWVEVERKTHLVVPYTMDANDGKFAAPSGFSAPDDFEGYLKSAFDQLYKEGAEKPGLMSIGLHPRITGRPARARALANVLEHILKHDRVWLCRRLDVADHWHGHHAPSEVDR, from the coding sequence ATGACAAGCGTCTGGCGGCCGAGTTCCGAACATCCGCGTGATTTTGTTGGTTACGGCCGAAAACGCCCCGATCCGCGCTGGCCTGGCAACGCCCGGATCGCCGTGAATTTTGCGATCAATTATGAGGAAGGGTCGGAATACAGCGTTCCAGACGGCTGCGGTCGCACCGAGCTTGGCCTTGCCGAGGCCCCGGGTGGGCGGGTGCCGGCCGGACAGCGCGATCTCGCCTTCGAGACCATGTACGAGTATGGCAGCCGGGTCGGAATCTGGCGACTGTTCGATCTATTTAAGGAACGGCAGTTGCCGGCAACGGTGTTTGGCTGTGCCGTCGCGCTGGAACGCAATCCGCAGGTAGCGGAGGCTATCGCTGCTTCGAATTTCGATGTCTGTTGTCATGGCTGGCGTTGGGAAGAGCATTTCCGCCTTAGCGAAGAGGAAGAGCGAGAGCGCATCGCGCGCGCGGTTGCTTCGATCAAGCGCACGACCGGCAAGCGGCCGCTCGGATGGTATTGTCGTTTCGGGCCGAGCGAGAATACGCGGCGCCTTATCGTCGAGGAGGGCGGCTTTCGTTACGATTCGGACGCCTACAATGACGAACTGCCCTATTGGGTCGAGGTCGAGCGCAAGACCCATCTTGTCGTGCCCTACACGATGGATGCCAATGACGGGAAGTTTGCGGCTCCCTCCGGCTTCTCTGCGCCCGACGACTTTGAAGGCTATCTGAAGTCGGCTTTCGACCAGCTTTACAAGGAAGGTGCCGAGAAGCCCGGGCTGATGTCGATCGGCCTGCACCCGCGCATTACGGGACGACCGGCAAGGGCGCGGGCTTTGGCGAACGTCCTCGAGCACATCCTCAAGCATGACCGCGTCTGGCTCTGCAGGCGCCTCGATGTCGCCGATCATTGGCACGGCCACCACGCGCCGTCCGAGGTTGACCGATGA
- a CDS encoding ABC transporter permease: protein MPKSRFASFGRFRRSHEFWLLIVILVLCASLGAANGQFLTMQNLFDLLTSYAFVGILALGLLVVLIAGGIDISFTATASVAQYVTLTVANAYGANWICVFAIAIGIGGALGALNAIFIQKLRIPSIIVSVATLNIFYGLLIFFTGGKYIYSLPDWFATGIFWFEFDWGKDTSYGVNLQILALGLSFLFTWLLLNRSNIGRQIYAMGGNTDAAQRLGFHVFGLNMLVYCYMGVMAGIASLVQAQLAQSVAPTVLVGKELDVVAAVVLGGASLMGGVGTVLGTFLGLALLAILQNGIILLGVSSYWSPFFVGLVILISVSATAWSQRERRTRSARP, encoded by the coding sequence ATGCCTAAATCGCGGTTTGCTTCATTTGGCAGGTTTCGGCGCAGCCACGAGTTCTGGCTGTTGATCGTGATCCTCGTGCTCTGCGCCAGCCTGGGCGCGGCGAACGGCCAGTTCCTGACCATGCAGAATCTGTTCGACCTGCTGACCTCCTATGCATTCGTAGGCATCCTCGCCCTCGGGCTGCTCGTGGTGCTGATCGCCGGCGGAATCGACATTTCCTTCACGGCGACGGCATCGGTGGCGCAATATGTCACGCTTACGGTGGCGAACGCATACGGCGCGAACTGGATCTGCGTTTTTGCGATCGCGATCGGCATTGGCGGTGCGCTCGGCGCCCTCAACGCGATCTTCATCCAGAAGCTTCGGATACCATCAATCATCGTGTCCGTCGCAACCTTGAACATTTTCTATGGGCTGCTGATTTTCTTCACGGGCGGTAAATACATCTATTCGTTACCCGACTGGTTCGCGACCGGGATATTCTGGTTCGAGTTCGATTGGGGCAAGGATACGTCCTACGGCGTCAACCTGCAGATCCTCGCGCTCGGGCTCTCATTTCTCTTCACCTGGCTCCTGCTCAATCGTAGCAATATCGGTCGTCAGATCTACGCCATGGGCGGCAATACCGATGCCGCGCAGCGACTCGGCTTCCATGTCTTCGGCCTCAACATGCTGGTCTATTGCTACATGGGGGTCATGGCCGGTATCGCCTCGCTGGTCCAGGCGCAGCTTGCACAGTCCGTAGCTCCGACGGTGCTGGTGGGCAAGGAGCTCGATGTGGTTGCGGCCGTCGTGCTCGGCGGCGCCAGCCTGATGGGCGGCGTCGGCACCGTTCTCGGCACGTTTCTGGGGTTGGCACTGCTCGCTATCCTGCAGAATGGAATCATTTTGCTGGGCGTTTCGTCCTATTGGTCGCCATTTTTTGTCGGGTTGGTCATTCTGATCTCGGTCTCGGCGACAGCCTGGTCGCAGCGAGAACGGCGGACCCGGAGCGCGCGGCCATGA
- a CDS encoding CaiB/BaiF CoA transferase family protein: MPAAAGPLKGLRVIDCATLFAGPIISTLMGDFGADVIKIEHPSGDPLRNMGAKKEGHGLWWKTTGRNKRCIALDLKTAADAEIFKAMIIDADILVENFRTGTLESWGLGWDVLSKINPRLVMVRVTGFGQTGPYSRRAGFGTLAEAMSGFAHITGQPDGPPTLPPFGLADGIAAYYGCFASMFAIYERDIGGSGKGQYIDLAIYEPIFALLGPQPIIFDQLGVIQNRTGNRSVNNAPRNAYRTREGRWVALSAATPSIVRRVLDLTGGAGTADDPRFQTNLDRIKHVEEIDRIVGGWIAKHDLPQVLETFERVEAAIAPIYDVEQIFGDQQYIARNSVVSVPDEDLGPVRMQNVFPVMSRTPGAIRRTGARIDQDREEIIDELRVAGRLPALGEDRA; encoded by the coding sequence ATGCCTGCAGCCGCAGGCCCTCTGAAGGGTCTGCGCGTCATTGATTGCGCAACGCTGTTCGCGGGACCGATCATCTCGACGCTGATGGGCGATTTCGGGGCGGACGTCATTAAGATCGAGCATCCGAGCGGCGATCCCTTACGGAACATGGGCGCCAAAAAAGAAGGGCACGGCCTGTGGTGGAAGACCACAGGGCGCAACAAGCGTTGCATCGCGCTCGATTTGAAGACTGCCGCGGACGCGGAGATCTTCAAGGCGATGATCATCGACGCAGATATTCTCGTGGAGAATTTCCGAACCGGAACGCTGGAAAGTTGGGGGCTTGGGTGGGACGTGCTCTCGAAGATCAATCCCCGACTCGTGATGGTGAGGGTGACCGGCTTCGGCCAGACCGGGCCGTATAGCCGGCGTGCCGGGTTTGGCACGCTGGCGGAGGCGATGTCCGGCTTCGCTCATATCACTGGCCAGCCCGATGGGCCGCCGACGTTACCGCCATTTGGCCTCGCCGACGGCATCGCGGCTTATTACGGCTGCTTCGCCTCGATGTTCGCGATTTACGAACGTGACATCGGCGGCAGCGGCAAGGGCCAGTATATCGATCTTGCGATTTACGAACCGATCTTCGCCTTGCTGGGACCGCAGCCGATTATCTTCGACCAGCTCGGTGTAATTCAGAACCGCACCGGAAATCGTTCGGTCAACAACGCGCCGCGCAATGCCTATCGTACGCGTGAGGGGCGCTGGGTGGCGCTATCGGCGGCGACACCCAGCATCGTCAGGCGTGTGCTCGACCTGACGGGGGGGGCGGGTACGGCGGATGATCCGCGCTTCCAGACCAACCTCGACCGCATCAAGCATGTCGAGGAGATCGATCGGATCGTCGGTGGCTGGATCGCCAAGCATGATTTGCCTCAAGTCCTCGAGACTTTTGAGCGCGTCGAGGCAGCGATTGCGCCAATCTATGATGTCGAGCAAATCTTCGGGGATCAGCAATATATTGCGCGAAACTCGGTGGTCTCGGTGCCGGACGAGGATCTCGGGCCGGTGCGGATGCAGAACGTCTTTCCGGTGATGTCGCGCACGCCCGGCGCTATCCGTCGCACCGGCGCGCGGATCGACCAGGACCGTGAAGAGATTATTGATGAGTTGCGGGTCGCAGGCCGGCTTCCGGCACTGGGAGAGGACAGAGCATGA
- a CDS encoding autoinducer 2 ABC transporter substrate-binding protein yields the protein MDRRQTLKMLGGAAAIAGTGFPGFAFAQAQKEMVTVVKIAGIPWFNALEKGIQKGAKDFSINATMVGPANVDPAQQVKLLDDLIAKKVNVIGLVPLDVKVCEPVLKRAQAAGIKVITHEGPEQEGRDWNVELIDSVRFGEVQMERLAKDMGGEGDYVVYVGTLTTPLHNKWADAAIAYQQKNFPKMKLVADRFPGADEIDTSQRTTLDVIKAYPNLRGILGFGSNGPIGAGNAVRQQRLGKKIAVVGTVLPSQAKSLIADDTIREGFLWNPTDAGYAMVAVAKLVLDGKPITDGVDVPGLGKAAVDVAGKQIKVDKIMRINKETIDGLIAGGL from the coding sequence ATGGACAGACGCCAGACACTCAAAATGCTTGGTGGTGCGGCGGCGATCGCCGGTACCGGCTTTCCGGGGTTTGCTTTTGCGCAGGCTCAAAAGGAAATGGTCACGGTCGTGAAGATCGCCGGCATTCCGTGGTTCAACGCTCTTGAAAAGGGAATCCAGAAGGGCGCCAAGGACTTCAGCATCAATGCCACCATGGTTGGACCGGCGAACGTCGATCCGGCACAACAGGTAAAGCTGCTCGATGACCTGATTGCCAAAAAGGTCAACGTGATCGGCTTGGTGCCGCTGGACGTCAAAGTGTGCGAGCCGGTGCTCAAGCGCGCCCAGGCGGCCGGCATCAAAGTCATCACCCATGAGGGCCCCGAACAAGAAGGCCGTGACTGGAATGTCGAATTGATCGATTCCGTTCGCTTCGGTGAAGTGCAGATGGAGCGTCTCGCCAAGGACATGGGCGGCGAAGGCGATTACGTGGTTTATGTCGGGACGTTGACGACGCCGCTTCACAACAAATGGGCCGACGCCGCGATTGCCTATCAGCAGAAGAATTTCCCGAAAATGAAGCTCGTCGCCGACCGTTTCCCCGGCGCCGACGAGATCGATACCAGCCAGCGCACGACTCTTGACGTGATCAAGGCCTATCCGAACCTGCGCGGCATTCTCGGCTTCGGCTCGAATGGGCCGATCGGGGCCGGCAATGCGGTGCGTCAGCAACGCCTTGGCAAGAAAATCGCCGTGGTCGGCACCGTGCTGCCGAGCCAGGCGAAATCGCTCATCGCGGATGATACCATCCGCGAGGGTTTCCTGTGGAATCCCACCGATGCAGGTTACGCCATGGTTGCAGTTGCCAAGCTCGTGCTTGATGGCAAGCCAATCACGGATGGCGTCGATGTTCCCGGCCTCGGCAAGGCTGCGGTCGATGTGGCCGGCAAGCAGATCAAGGTCGACAAGATCATGCGGATCAACAAAGAAACCATCGACGGACTGATCGCCGGAGGACTCTAG
- a CDS encoding class II aldolase/adducin family protein, with translation MTDRNHADLRQGIVDTCKEMNRSGLNQGTSGNLSHRIPNGMLITPTSLPYERMRPEDIVAMDFSANYQGNHRPSSEWRFHRDILRARDDINVVLHTHSTFSTILAVHERGIPCFHYMVAVAGGNDIRCSPYACFGTQSLSDYAVDALEGRNACLLGHHGLIVTAQTFEKALWLAVEVETLAKMYVHALAIGEPPRLSETEMAQVHEQMKRMGYGQAPDLDDVGDVPRAMPQSKLAPH, from the coding sequence ATGACAGACCGCAATCATGCCGATCTCCGCCAGGGCATCGTCGATACCTGCAAGGAGATGAACCGAAGCGGTCTCAACCAAGGGACTTCCGGCAATCTTTCGCATCGGATTCCAAACGGCATGCTAATCACACCGACAAGCTTGCCCTACGAGCGTATGCGGCCAGAAGACATTGTCGCGATGGATTTTTCCGCGAATTACCAGGGCAACCATCGCCCTTCTTCAGAATGGCGTTTTCATCGCGATATTCTGCGCGCGCGGGACGACATAAACGTCGTGCTTCATACGCATTCCACCTTCAGCACCATTCTCGCCGTGCACGAGCGTGGCATTCCCTGCTTCCACTACATGGTCGCGGTCGCCGGTGGCAACGATATCCGTTGTTCGCCTTATGCCTGCTTCGGCACACAATCGCTGTCGGATTATGCCGTCGATGCGCTCGAAGGACGAAATGCCTGCTTGCTCGGCCATCACGGCTTGATCGTAACGGCGCAGACATTTGAAAAGGCGCTTTGGCTTGCCGTGGAGGTGGAGACCCTGGCGAAGATGTATGTCCACGCGTTGGCGATCGGCGAACCTCCGCGCCTCAGCGAGACCGAAATGGCACAGGTCCACGAACAGATGAAACGCATGGGCTACGGCCAAGCGCCCGATCTTGACGACGTCGGTGATGTTCCACGCGCCATGCCTCAGTCGAAACTGGCGCCACATTGA
- a CDS encoding cysteine hydrolase family protein: MNDTTETKIWDNYLGEADRAVLARGRFAQRMGFGARPAIVVIDAQRYMVGERGIRDERYPSSCGEIGWAAVDRIAAILDAGREAGVPVFLTRFALDASGNDIGVYGRKRAFMKERDDWCIDGTMGAELLPEVGPKPGDIVFVKKKPSGFHGTPLLGYLVERNIDTVIVLGGATSNCVRATVFDAASYNYRAIVPADAVFDRLPISHAISLFDMDRQFADVTDAATVIARLQKYSKGDRQ; the protein is encoded by the coding sequence ATGAACGACACAACCGAAACGAAAATCTGGGATAACTATTTGGGTGAGGCAGACCGCGCCGTATTGGCGAGGGGACGGTTTGCGCAGCGGATGGGCTTCGGCGCCAGGCCCGCAATCGTAGTCATCGATGCGCAACGCTACATGGTCGGCGAGCGCGGCATTCGCGACGAGCGCTATCCCTCATCCTGCGGCGAAATTGGATGGGCAGCAGTCGATCGGATCGCCGCCATCCTGGACGCCGGACGAGAGGCAGGCGTTCCCGTGTTTCTAACCCGCTTCGCCCTCGACGCCAGCGGCAATGATATCGGTGTCTATGGTCGCAAGCGCGCCTTCATGAAGGAGCGCGATGACTGGTGCATCGACGGAACGATGGGCGCCGAATTGCTGCCCGAGGTCGGACCCAAGCCAGGCGATATCGTCTTCGTGAAGAAAAAGCCCAGTGGTTTCCACGGGACGCCGCTGCTCGGATATCTCGTCGAGCGCAATATCGACACCGTGATCGTGCTCGGCGGTGCGACCAGTAATTGCGTGCGCGCCACCGTCTTCGACGCCGCTTCCTACAATTATCGCGCGATCGTTCCGGCCGACGCGGTGTTCGACCGGTTGCCGATCTCGCACGCGATCAGCCTCTTCGACATGGATCGGCAATTCGCCGACGTGACGGATGCGGCGACCGTCATTGCCAGACTGCAGAAATACAGCAAGGGGGATAGACAATGA
- a CDS encoding HpcH/HpaI aldolase/citrate lyase family protein, which translates to MSATRSPSMRSKLFVPGSRPELFDKAWQSAADAISFDLEDAVAEDRKIEARDYVARALERRTTSGKVVIVRINPWGEPFFADDLEAVVRPGLDIVNLPKVESAETILETARLLDRLEPENGIGRRVGILANIETARGLRVAAEISLSHERVIGLQLGFGDLFEPLGVERSPLALAPVRLAVRLAAAEAGIDAFDGAFVGVADGEAFRMDAEAGRALGLAGKSCIHPSQIDIVNAVFFPRAAEIENARRIVAKAEEMLARGVGAFMVDGVMADGPFIDRARTVLRIAEGAAHHA; encoded by the coding sequence ATGTCTGCTACCCGTTCCCCGTCGATGCGAAGCAAGCTCTTCGTTCCGGGTTCCCGTCCCGAGTTGTTCGACAAAGCGTGGCAATCGGCCGCTGATGCAATCTCGTTTGATCTCGAAGATGCCGTCGCGGAAGACCGCAAGATCGAAGCGCGCGACTACGTCGCGAGGGCGCTTGAACGTCGCACAACGTCGGGAAAGGTTGTGATTGTCCGCATCAATCCCTGGGGCGAGCCTTTCTTTGCCGACGATCTCGAGGCGGTCGTGCGACCCGGCCTCGACATCGTCAATCTTCCGAAGGTCGAAAGTGCCGAAACGATCCTGGAGACGGCGCGCCTCCTCGATCGGCTCGAGCCCGAAAACGGTATCGGCCGCCGCGTTGGCATTCTCGCCAATATCGAAACCGCCCGAGGCCTTCGTGTGGCGGCCGAGATCTCGTTGTCCCATGAGCGGGTCATCGGCTTGCAGCTCGGCTTCGGCGATCTGTTCGAACCACTTGGAGTCGAGCGTAGTCCGCTTGCGCTGGCACCGGTGCGGCTGGCTGTCCGGCTTGCCGCTGCCGAAGCCGGTATCGACGCCTTTGACGGAGCATTCGTCGGCGTGGCGGATGGCGAAGCGTTCCGGATGGATGCTGAAGCTGGCCGCGCGTTAGGTCTTGCGGGAAAGAGCTGCATCCATCCTAGTCAGATCGACATCGTCAACGCGGTATTCTTTCCACGCGCCGCGGAAATCGAAAACGCACGGCGTATCGTGGCCAAAGCCGAAGAGATGCTCGCACGCGGTGTTGGGGCGTTCATGGTCGATGGCGTTATGGCCGATGGGCCATTCATCGACCGGGCCCGCACCGTACTGAGAATCGCTGAAGGGGCGGCCCACCATGCCTGA
- a CDS encoding sugar ABC transporter ATP-binding protein, translated as MTTFLEMSGISKRFGGVHALRDVDLTLEVGEVHCLVGENGSGKSTLIKIISGVEAPEPGGRIFISGREYPKLSPVYSTHCGIQVIYQDLSLFSNLTVVENIAMAHHLGGVHTVNWSSMRAIAMATMAKVGIEVDPETKVSELSIAGRQLIAICRALAADAKLLIMDEPTASLTRHEVNTLIKLVSDLKRSGICVVFVSHRLDEVLEIAERVTVLRDGAKVGTFAAATINGTKLSHLMTGKAFEYQKQVPDLAVGAVVLEVQGLGRDGDYDDVSLQLRAGEVVGLTGLLGSGRTELALSLFGMNPPDRGTMALDGHRIALNTNADAIRRGIAYVSEDRLTLGLILDQSITSNVTLTVLERLAGAFGLIGARARQSHVARWVAELGIKVSDPNNAVKTLSGGNQQRIVLAKWMATNPRVLILDSPTVGVDIRAKDGIYEIIRRLAREGVAVLMISDEIPEVLYHSHRVLVMREGRLTADVMAADTSEDALRQAVNA; from the coding sequence TTGACGACTTTCCTGGAGATGTCCGGCATATCAAAACGTTTCGGCGGCGTGCATGCGCTTCGCGACGTTGATCTGACGCTGGAGGTCGGAGAGGTGCATTGCCTTGTCGGCGAAAACGGATCCGGCAAGTCCACGCTGATCAAGATCATTTCCGGCGTCGAGGCGCCGGAGCCAGGAGGCCGGATCTTCATTTCCGGCAGGGAGTACCCAAAACTAAGCCCGGTCTACTCCACCCATTGCGGCATTCAGGTCATCTATCAGGATCTATCGCTATTCTCCAACCTCACCGTCGTCGAGAACATTGCCATGGCGCACCATCTTGGCGGCGTCCACACGGTGAACTGGTCCTCTATGCGGGCCATCGCCATGGCTACAATGGCGAAGGTCGGCATTGAGGTCGATCCAGAAACAAAAGTCTCCGAACTCAGCATTGCCGGACGCCAGCTGATCGCGATCTGCCGGGCCCTGGCGGCGGATGCCAAACTTCTCATCATGGATGAGCCGACGGCGTCGCTGACCCGCCACGAGGTCAACACCTTGATCAAGCTCGTCAGCGACCTGAAAAGAAGCGGTATCTGCGTCGTATTCGTGAGCCATCGCCTCGACGAGGTGCTTGAGATTGCCGAACGCGTGACGGTGTTGCGGGACGGCGCCAAGGTAGGCACCTTTGCCGCAGCGACCATCAACGGCACCAAACTCAGTCACCTGATGACCGGAAAGGCTTTCGAGTATCAGAAACAGGTGCCCGACCTTGCCGTGGGTGCGGTTGTCCTCGAAGTCCAGGGCCTTGGCCGCGATGGTGACTACGACGATGTGAGCTTGCAATTGCGCGCCGGAGAAGTCGTGGGGCTTACCGGATTGCTTGGATCGGGCCGAACCGAGCTCGCACTGTCGCTGTTCGGCATGAACCCACCCGATCGAGGCACCATGGCGCTTGACGGCCACCGCATCGCGCTGAACACGAATGCAGACGCGATCCGTCGAGGCATCGCCTACGTATCTGAAGACAGGCTTACACTTGGCCTCATCCTTGACCAGTCGATCACGTCGAACGTCACGCTGACTGTGTTGGAACGTCTCGCTGGCGCGTTCGGCCTGATTGGCGCGCGCGCGCGGCAAAGCCATGTTGCGCGGTGGGTCGCCGAACTCGGAATCAAGGTCTCTGACCCCAACAACGCGGTCAAGACGCTCTCCGGCGGCAATCAGCAGCGGATCGTGCTCGCCAAATGGATGGCGACCAACCCACGAGTGCTTATCCTTGATAGCCCAACGGTCGGTGTCGACATCCGCGCCAAGGATGGGATTTATGAGATCATCCGGCGGCTGGCCCGCGAGGGCGTCGCAGTGCTGATGATATCAGACGAAATCCCCGAGGTGCTTTATCACAGCCATCGCGTGCTGGTGATGCGCGAAGGGCGTTTGACCGCCGACGTGATGGCCGCAGACACCTCCGAAGATGCGCTTCGGCAGGCGGTCAATGCCTAA
- a CDS encoding ABC transporter permease, which translates to MRNASTFALRGRLIRLAGSGTIATLILLLVALWLVFAVTIGDRFFSVNTLQSMAFQMPELGILSLAMMLALLSGGLNLSIIATANLSGLTIAFLLTHYIPGTQGIAWAGVQVMAIAAGFAVAALVGLVNGFVIAYLGVSPILATLGTMTLCKGLAIGLTRGNVISGFPEPIVFIGNGTVLGVPFALIVLALCALPVALMLNATPFGARIYMIGSNEKATRYSGVDTRAVLLKLYVLSSLLAGVAAVVMLARFNSANAAYGESYLLVTILAAVLGGVDPFGGFGKVGGLLLALIILQVISSAFNLLNLSQFLTLAIWGGILIAVAAVPHLGGKAPR; encoded by the coding sequence ATGAGAAATGCGTCCACCTTCGCGCTTCGCGGACGCCTGATCCGTTTGGCCGGCAGCGGGACGATCGCAACCCTCATCCTGTTGTTGGTCGCGCTCTGGTTGGTGTTCGCCGTTACCATCGGCGACCGGTTTTTCTCCGTCAACACGCTGCAATCGATGGCCTTCCAGATGCCGGAGCTCGGCATCCTTTCGCTTGCGATGATGCTGGCCTTGTTATCCGGCGGCCTCAACCTTTCCATCATCGCCACCGCTAATCTCTCTGGGCTGACCATTGCCTTCCTGCTGACGCACTACATTCCGGGCACTCAGGGCATTGCCTGGGCCGGCGTACAGGTGATGGCGATTGCGGCAGGGTTTGCCGTCGCGGCACTGGTCGGCCTTGTCAACGGATTTGTCATCGCCTACCTCGGCGTTTCACCGATCCTCGCAACCCTCGGCACCATGACACTCTGCAAGGGACTCGCGATCGGCCTGACGCGCGGCAATGTCATCTCCGGATTTCCGGAGCCCATTGTTTTCATCGGCAATGGAACGGTTCTCGGGGTGCCTTTTGCCCTGATCGTGCTGGCGCTCTGTGCGTTGCCCGTCGCGCTCATGCTAAACGCAACGCCCTTCGGGGCAAGGATTTACATGATCGGCTCGAACGAGAAGGCAACCCGCTACTCCGGCGTCGATACCCGCGCCGTCCTGCTCAAGCTATATGTCCTCTCGAGCCTGCTCGCCGGTGTCGCAGCGGTCGTCATGCTGGCACGTTTCAATTCAGCCAACGCGGCATATGGCGAGAGCTATCTGCTCGTCACCATTCTTGCAGCAGTGCTCGGTGGCGTCGATCCATTTGGCGGCTTTGGCAAAGTCGGCGGATTGCTGCTTGCGCTGATAATCCTTCAGGTGATCTCCTCGGCGTTCAACCTTCTCAATCTCAGCCAGTTCCTCACTCTGGCGATCTGGGGTGGCATCCTGATTGCCGTTGCCGCGGTTCCTCATCTGGGCGGCAAAGCGCCCCGGTAG